AGATGTTCTTCTCCCTGCTCGTCCTCGACAGCCTGCACCGCCTCGGCATCCACATGTCCACCGAGGGCGCGGAGGCCTACTACTACGCCTGGCGCGTGGTCGGCGCGATGCTGGGCGTCAGCCAGCAAGCCGTACCCCTTACCCTGGACGACGCCCGCGCCTTCCTGGACCTGTACATGATCCGGCACATGGGGCCCTCCGAGGAGGGCGCGCTACTCACCCGGCAGCTCATCGACCTCTACGAGGAGGTCGTACCCGGGACCCTCTTCGACCCAGTGGTCTCCGCACTCATTCGGCACCTGACCGGCGATACCTGCGCCGACTGGCTCCGAGTGCCCCGCTCCTCGTGGGACACCGCCGTCAAGGCCGTGCCTCATCTCCTCGGTGTCCTGGAGACGATCGAAGACCGCTCCCCCCTGGGGGCCAGAGCCCTGGACCGCCTCGGCCGTCTCACCACCCTCCTCGAACTGTCCTCACTCACCCGCGGACGCGTCATGCACTACGCCATCCCCGAACAGCTCAAGGACGCATACGGCCTCACCTCCGAGTCAACCCGCGCCCGCCGCTGGAATCCGCCCGCCGCCACCTTCTCGAGGTGATGCACGGACCGTTCGGTCCCTCACGTGGGTACTTGGCGGAGTCCCAACTTTTCCTTGGTCCACACCTCTTGACGATTGGTCTAGTCCTTCTTAGGGTCACGGCAACGCTGCGAGGCTGCCGAAGAGAGCTACGTGCTTGTGGCCACGCAGGGTTGGACGGGCCAGGGATTCCCCTGCCCCCTGGAGCCACTCATGGAGCAGCCTTGAGTACAGAAACACGATGGCGCCGTACCAGATCCCCGCAGAGCGCCTCCCCCAGCAAGCGGTCCAAGGCCATCGCGGGAGCCACGGCGCTGCTCGTACCGCTGGCCGCCATGGTGGGCCTCGCGAGCCCGGCGGAGGCAGCGGCCTCGGCCACCGCCGTATACACCAAGGCATCCGACTGGGGCAGCGGCTTCGAGGGCAAGTGGACGGTGAAGAACACCGGCACCACCACGCTCTCCACCTGGACCGTCGAGTGGGACTTCCCGGCGAACACGAAGGTCACCTCCGCCTGGGACGCCACCGTCACCAACTCCGCGAATCACTGGACCGCCAAGAACCTCGGCTGGAACGGCACCCTGGCCCCCGGCGCGTCCGTCTCCTTCGGCTTCAACGGCTCCGGCTCCGGCGCGCCCTCCGGCTGCAAGCTCAACGGCAACCCGTGCGACGGCGGCTCCACCAACCCCGGCGACAACGCCCCCTCCGCTCCGGGCAAACCCACCGCGAGCGACATCACCAACTCCTCGGTGAAGCTGTCCTGGTCGGCCGCCACGGACGACAAGGGCATCAAGAACTACGACGTCAAGCGCGACGGTGCCACGGTCGCAACCGTCACCGGCACCACGTACACCAACACCGGCCTGACCGCGGGCACGGACTACAGCTACTCCGTGGTGGCCCGCGACACCGCCGACCAGACCGGCCCGGCCTCGGCCGCCACGACGGTCCGTACCACCGGTGGCGGTGGCGGCGGCGAGAACCCCGGCGGTGACGGAAAGATCAACCTGGGCTACTTCACCAACTGGGGCTCCTACACGGTGAAGAACCTCGTGACCTCCGGCTCGGCAGCGAAGATCACGCACATCAACTACGCCTTCGGCAACGTGCAGAACGGCAAGTGCACCATCGGTGACGCGTACGAGGACTACGAGAAGTCCTACACCGCCGCCCAGTCGGTCGACGGCAAAGCCGACGCGTGGGACCAGCCGCTGCGGGGCCACTTCAACCAGCTGCGCAAGCTGAAGGCGCAGTACCCGCACATCAAGGTCCTCTGGTCGTTCGGCGGCTGGACCTGGTCCGGCGGCTTCGGCCAGGCCGTGCAGAACCCCGCCGCCTTCGCCCAGTCCTGCTACGACCTGGTCGAGGACCCCCGCTGGGCCGATGTCTTCGACGGCATCGACCTGGACTGGGAGTACCCCAACGCCTGTGGTCTGACCTGTGACACCAGCGGCCCGGCCGCGTTCAAGAACATGATGCAGGCCATGCGGGCCAAGTTCGGCCCGAACAACCTGCTCACCGCCGCCATCACCGCGGACGGCTCCACCGGGGGCAAGCTCGACGCCGCCGACTACGGAGGCGCCGCCCAGTACATCAACTGGTACGACGTGATGACGTACGACTACTTCGGTTCCTGGGCAGCGCAGGGCCCGACGGCCCCGCACTCCCCGCTGACCTCGTACCCCGGCATCCCGGCGCAGGGCTTCAACTCGGCCGACGCCATCGCCAAGCTGAAGGCCAAGGGCGTCCCGGCTTCCAAGCTGCTCCTGGGAATCGGCTTCTACGGCCGCGGCTGGACGGGGGTCACTCAGTCGGCTCCGGGCGGTACCGCCACGGGCCCGGCCGCCGGAGTCGAGCCCGGCAACCAGTACTACAAGGTCCTCAAGACGACGTGCCCGGCCACCGGCACGGTCGGGGGCACGGCGTATGCCCACTGCGGAAACGACTGGTGGAGCTACGACACCCCGGCGACCGTCGGCACCAAGATGGCGTGGGCCAAGAGCCAGGGCCTGGGCGGCGCGTTCTTCTGGGAGTTCAACGGTGACACGGCCAACGGCGAACTCGTGACGGCCATCAACAGCGGCCTCAAGTAGTCCCCGTACGGCCCCGGGCCCGCCCGCCCCGAACCGGAGCGGGCGGGCCCGGCATGCTGCGGCCGGAGCGAGCAGATCCGCCGTCCCGAGGACATCGGCCGGGATCACCGGCTGTGGGTGCTGGGCCCGGCTGAGGACCGCTGAACCTGGAGAGCTTCGCGGCACGGCTTCGCGGGACCCGGGATCCGGGTCCCGCGAAGCCGTGCCCGGTCAGGCCGCCTGGGCGAGGAGTTCCGCGCGGCCGAAGAGGAGCGCGTAGCCGGGCGGCAGGCAGCTGACGACCTCGGCGACGAGATCGTCCCCCACCAGGGCGGCGATCTGGCTGAGGACCACCCCGGCGTCCCACCGGGCGGTCGCCGGCGTGCCTCCGGTGCGCTCGGCGAGTTCGGCGACGAAGGCGGCCCCGGCCAGCTGCTTCACGGCCGGGACTTCCGCGGTGAACACCCGGGCGGCCTCCTCGGGCAGGGCGGTGGCGAGCGCGACGCGTTCGTCGCCGGTGATCTGGCGGCCGAGCGCGCCGAGCACGGCACACAGGCTCTCCTCGGCGCGTTCGCGCGTGGGGTAGGCGCCCTCGTACCGAATTTTCTCCAACAGCAGGCCAAAGGTCGTGTCCATCGGTGCGTCGGCGTTCCGAAGCTCGTGGATCATCGTGGCGGCAGCCCTTCTCGTCCGTACTGCTCGTGTCGATGCGCTGTCCACCCCCGCGGCTCGTCGTCGAGCAGGCGCGGGGGCGGACAGCGGTGGATCAGGTCAGGTGCTCTTCGGATGCCCGCCGAAGAGCAAGTCATACCCGGGCGGCAGTTGAAGCAGGATGCGCCGGGTGAGTTCCTCGCCCGCCGCCTCGGCAGCGACGCTGAGGACGGCTCCCACGTCCCACCGGGCCGTCTGTTCGCCGGCTCCCTCGATCCAGGCCGCGGTGGCACGCACGAACCGTTCCGGGGAGAGAGGCTCGACGGCCTGGAGCGGGTTGAGCAGGATCAGGGCCATGGTCTCCGGGAGCCGGGCGGCCAGTTCGGCCCGTTCCCCGCCCACCAGGTGGGCGCCGAGGAGAGCCAGGACGACGCGCGCGGCGCGTTCGGCCTCCCCGTGCGTCTCGTACTCTCCGCGTTCCTGGACGCGGTCCAGGAACGCTTCCCATCGCAGGGTCACCGCAGCCGCCTCCCAGGGGGGTGCGGGCGGGGGCCGGGCCCGGGGTGAAGAAGGGGAGGTCCGTCCCGGCCCCCGCCGCTGTCGCGGGCCGACCCGGGTCAGCCCTTGATCTGCTTGCGCCGGGACTCCCCGCCGATGGCGATCTTGCGAGGCTTGGCGCGTTCGGCGATCGGGATGCGCAGGGTCAGCACACCCGCGTCGTAGTCGGCGTCGATGCGCTCGGTGTCGAGCGTGTCCGCGAGGACGATCTGGCGGGAGAAGACGCCCAGCGGACGCTCGGAGAGCTCCATCTGCACGTCGTCGGCGTTCACCGCCGGCCGTCGTTCGGCCTTGACGGTCAGCATGTTCCGCTCGACGTCGATGTCGATCGCGTCCGGCGAGACGCCGGGAAGATCGAAGGCCACCACGTACTCGTCGCCCTCCCGATACGCGTCCATCGGCATCGCCGAGGGGCGCGACCAGGTGCCGGGGCGCAGGAGTTGCTCGGTGATCCGGTCGAGTTCACGGAAGGGGTCGGTACGCATCAGCATGACGGAAACACCTCCAGTCGATCAGGCGGACAGCCCGCGCTTTTCACCTGACACCGTTGTAGCATGTCATCCATTCGATGACAACTGACCGTGTCACCGAAAGGATGACCGCATCGTCGAGCACAGCGAGGAGACCCCCGTGACTCCCACCACCCAGCCCGAGCCGCCCCACCGCCCCGCCCCGGACGCCGTCTCCTTCCTTGCGGCGTGGGGGGCCCTGCAGACCATCGACGAAGCCGTCCGCGACGCACACGGCAGCGCCGGGAACGCCGCCTCCCCGCCGCCCGTCACGGAGCGGGCCCAGGCCCTGGCATCGCTCCAGCTGTTGCGCGAGGTGCGGGAGCAGCTCGCGGGCTGGGAGACCGGTCTGATCGAGACGGCCCGCGCGGCCGGAGCGAGCTGGGCCGACCTCGCCGACCCGCTGGGCGTCGCGAGCCGCCAGGCCGCCGAACGGCGCTATCTGCGCCTGCGCCCCGGCTCCGAGGGCAGCACCGGGGAGCAGCGGGTCCGGGCGACCCGGGACCGCCGGGCAGGAGACCGGTCGATCACCACATGGGCCCGGCAGAACGCGGCGGATCTGCGGTCGCTCGCGGGGCAGATCACCGCGCTGACCGATCTTCCCGCCGCGGCGGACCCCTCACTCGCCCGGCTCCGCAAGGCGCTCGGCGCCGACGACGCCGCCGCCCTGGTCACCCCGCTCACCGCACTCCACTGCCATCTCACCCCGGGGCACGGGGAGTTGGCGGACCGCGTGGACGCACTGACGCGGCACACCGGTCGGCTGCGCGAGGACACGGCTGCCCGCCGACGCGGCGACTGACGGCACAGAGGCGGGCCCGGGCGCACTCGCCCGGGCCCGCCCGTACGACTGCCCCTACCGGCTACGGCTTGCGGGCGACGAGGCCCCACTGGTCGACCGGCACCGCGTCGTCCTCCTCGGGCCGCCAGCGGTCGATCGGGACGAAGCCCGGCTCCACCAGCTCCAGGCCCTCGGCGCAGCCGGTGATCTCCTCCGGTTCCCGGACGAGGTAGGGCGGGTTGTCACCCGACGCGTACGCCTCCTGCGCCGCCAGCGTCTGCGGGGTCTTCACCGTGTCGCAGAGCACCAGATGGCTTCCCGACGGCATCCGGGCCAGATACCGCTGGACGACCTCGATGCCCTCGGCCGGAACGAGGTGCCCGAGGGTCGAGAGCAGGAGCACGGCGACGGGCTCGGACAGGTCGAGGGTCTTCGCCGCCTCGTCCACCACCGTGTCCGTCGCGGAGAGGTCGGCGTCCACATAGGCCGTGCGTCCCTCGGGCGCGCTGGTCAGGAGCGCCTCCGCGTGGGCGAGGACGATCGGGTCGTTGTCGACGTAGACGATCCGGGACTCCGGCGCGATGCTCTGCGCCACCTCATGGGTGCTGTTCGCCACCGGCAGCCCGGTGCCGACGTCCAGGAACTGGCGTACCCCCACCGAGGCGAGATAGCGGATGGCGCGGATCTGGAAGGCGCGGGAGGCACGGGCGATGTCGACCATCTGCGGGTAGGCCCCGCTCACCGCATCGGCCAGCTCCCGGTCCACCGGGTAGTGGTCCTTGCCGCCCAGCCACGCGTTCCAGACGCGCGCCGAGTGGGGAATGTCGGACCGGATCCTGCGGCGGAATTCGTCGTCGACGCTCATGGCTCTCCTCTACCCGCTTGCCGTACCTGGCGGTTGGCCGGACGAACCCCGACCGGCCCCCTGCCGGCGACCGTACCTCGCGCCCGGGCACCACGCGGCGGCGGGGGGGCGAACATGCGCGCAGACGGAGGCTCAGAGGATCCGGCCGACCAGCCCGAAGATCCAGCTGATCAGGACGGCGAGCAGGATGAAGAACCCGATGGTGATCACACCGCACCAGGACCAGCCGCCTCCCGCCTCCAGCCCGTGGCCGTCCCGCCCGCCCAGCTCCCCGTCGAACAGATCCATGATCCACCCTCCCCCGTGCACGGAACCCCCCGGTTCCGCAGGGACGCAATCTCTCACGCCGTCCTCCGCCCGTCGAGCCGGGTCGGGGGGCGAGCGGGAGCGGCATCACGGCAGTCGGGCCCACCCGTGGTCCGTAGACCGTGTGGTCGGTGCCGTACCCCTCACCCATGCGCACCGTCCGGGAGGCCGCCCCGCCGCGGCGGGGCCAGAATCGGAGGCGCTGAGCTCCGGGACGCCCCGTGCCCACGGCGGCGGTCGTCCTCGCGGGCGGAGAGGGCGGACCGATGGCGGGACCTGCACGCCGGGGGCGTACTCCTCGGCGCGAACGTGACAACGCGGCCGTGGAGCGTATGGTCCGCACCCTCATCCGGCGGCGGAAGAAGTCGTTCCGCGAGGACGACGTCACCGTCACCGATCCGCCGAAGGTCCGGCGCGCCGTGACGGCGGCGGCCCTCGGCAACACCATGGAGTGGTTCGACTTCGGGGTCTACGCCTATCTGGCCGGGACGCTCGGCAAGGTCTTCTTCCCCTCCAGCTCGCCGGGCGCCCAGGTGGTGTCGACGTTCGCGACCTTCGCGGCGGCCTTCCTGGTACGCCCGCTGGGCGGGCTGGTCTTCGGACCGCTGGGCGACCGGGTGGGGCGGCAGAAGGTCCTCGCGCTCACGATGATCATGATGGCGGCGAGCACCTTCGCCGTCGGGTTCCTGCCCACGTACGCGGCCGTCGGCTTCGCCGCCCCGCTCCTGCTCCTGGTCTGCCGCCTGGTGCAGGGCTTCTCCACCGGCGGCGAGTACGCGGGCGCCACGACATACATCGCGGAGTACGCCCCCGACAAGCGGCGCGGGTTCCTGGGCAGCTGGCTCGACTTCGGCACGTTCGTCGGCTATTCGCTGGGCTCGGGTCTGGTCACCGTGCTCACCGCCGTTCTCGGCACGGACGGG
This sequence is a window from Streptomyces parvus. Protein-coding genes within it:
- a CDS encoding Hsp20/alpha crystallin family protein, which encodes MLMRTDPFRELDRITEQLLRPGTWSRPSAMPMDAYREGDEYVVAFDLPGVSPDAIDIDVERNMLTVKAERRPAVNADDVQMELSERPLGVFSRQIVLADTLDTERIDADYDAGVLTLRIPIAERAKPRKIAIGGESRRKQIKG
- a CDS encoding SAM-dependent methyltransferase, whose amino-acid sequence is MSVDDEFRRRIRSDIPHSARVWNAWLGGKDHYPVDRELADAVSGAYPQMVDIARASRAFQIRAIRYLASVGVRQFLDVGTGLPVANSTHEVAQSIAPESRIVYVDNDPIVLAHAEALLTSAPEGRTAYVDADLSATDTVVDEAAKTLDLSEPVAVLLLSTLGHLVPAEGIEVVQRYLARMPSGSHLVLCDTVKTPQTLAAQEAYASGDNPPYLVREPEEITGCAEGLELVEPGFVPIDRWRPEEDDAVPVDQWGLVARKP
- a CDS encoding glycoside hydrolase family 18 chitinase, yielding MSTETRWRRTRSPQSASPSKRSKAIAGATALLVPLAAMVGLASPAEAAASATAVYTKASDWGSGFEGKWTVKNTGTTTLSTWTVEWDFPANTKVTSAWDATVTNSANHWTAKNLGWNGTLAPGASVSFGFNGSGSGAPSGCKLNGNPCDGGSTNPGDNAPSAPGKPTASDITNSSVKLSWSAATDDKGIKNYDVKRDGATVATVTGTTYTNTGLTAGTDYSYSVVARDTADQTGPASAATTVRTTGGGGGGENPGGDGKINLGYFTNWGSYTVKNLVTSGSAAKITHINYAFGNVQNGKCTIGDAYEDYEKSYTAAQSVDGKADAWDQPLRGHFNQLRKLKAQYPHIKVLWSFGGWTWSGGFGQAVQNPAAFAQSCYDLVEDPRWADVFDGIDLDWEYPNACGLTCDTSGPAAFKNMMQAMRAKFGPNNLLTAAITADGSTGGKLDAADYGGAAQYINWYDVMTYDYFGSWAAQGPTAPHSPLTSYPGIPAQGFNSADAIAKLKAKGVPASKLLLGIGFYGRGWTGVTQSAPGGTATGPAAGVEPGNQYYKVLKTTCPATGTVGGTAYAHCGNDWWSYDTPATVGTKMAWAKSQGLGGAFFWEFNGDTANGELVTAINSGLK
- a CDS encoding oxygenase MpaB family protein yields the protein MKYTEASMNVLRQGGDELADATVAALFERGEVGKFNTLMRYVSTAGAPLPDGLPDVAREYLQTTSAPPDWVDWEVMEKARLFFIDNNVHISTALSFASMPACYVVPHVARLLSATHGLKYPSKRMAETGQFTVYLMQPDAFEAGGRFIPAAQKVRLLHASIRHHLQRENRWDTSALGTPICQEDMIGGQMFFSLLVLDSLHRLGIHMSTEGAEAYYYAWRVVGAMLGVSQQAVPLTLDDARAFLDLYMIRHMGPSEEGALLTRQLIDLYEEVVPGTLFDPVVSALIRHLTGDTCADWLRVPRSSWDTAVKAVPHLLGVLETIEDRSPLGARALDRLGRLTTLLELSSLTRGRVMHYAIPEQLKDAYGLTSESTRARRWNPPAATFSR
- a CDS encoding DUF2267 domain-containing protein produces the protein MTLRWEAFLDRVQERGEYETHGEAERAARVVLALLGAHLVGGERAELAARLPETMALILLNPLQAVEPLSPERFVRATAAWIEGAGEQTARWDVGAVLSVAAEAAGEELTRRILLQLPPGYDLLFGGHPKST
- a CDS encoding DUF2267 domain-containing protein yields the protein MIHELRNADAPMDTTFGLLLEKIRYEGAYPTRERAEESLCAVLGALGRQITGDERVALATALPEEAARVFTAEVPAVKQLAGAAFVAELAERTGGTPATARWDAGVVLSQIAALVGDDLVAEVVSCLPPGYALLFGRAELLAQAA